CCTCGACCTTGGCAAGGTCGCGCTCTACCAACTGAGCTAGTACCGCAAAATATTGTTTATCAACTCTAAATTACCTTGGTAAAATAATATAAAGTGGTGCCCGAGGCCGGACTTGAACCGGCACGACTTGTTAGTCGAGGGATTTTAAATCCCTTGTGTCTACCAATTCCACCACTCGGGCATCGAGTTTGCTATTAAAAGCAAGTGGATAAAACGAATATGGAGCGGTACACGAGGCTCGAACTCGTGACCTCGACCTTGGCAAGGTCGCGCTCTACCAACTGAGCTAGTACCGCATCATATTAATTCTAAATTAACTATTTTATAAATTACACTTGGTAATGCAATTAAACCACAAAGTGGTGCCCGAGGCCGGACTTGAACCGGCACGACTTGTTAGTCGAGGGATTTTAAATCCCTTGTGTCTACCAATTCCACCACTCGGGCATCGAGTTTGCTAATTAAAGCGTGTGGAGTGTTGATTGGAGGCGGAACCCGGAGTCGAACCGGGGTGAACGGATTTGCAATCCGGTGCATGGCCACTCTGCCATTCCGCCCCAGTGCGGGGTAATAACCTTGAGATAAACTTGGAGCGGTACACGAGGCTCGAACTCGTGACCTCGACCTTGGCAAGGTCGCGCTCTACCAACTGAGCTAGTACCGCATTTTATTATCAGCTATTTGAATTAACACATTATGATTTATGTGAGCATTCAGATAACCAATTAATTACCGTTTTGTTTATCTCGGGGGCTATGCCCTCTCAACACGGACGCATTCTACAGAGATTATTAAACGCGTCAATATAAAAAATGCTAGTTTTGAACTGTTTGCTTGTTTTTTATCTAAAATGCTGCGTTATTATACATTTAGAGCTAGTTTTTAGTCAATTCATCCCACGCTGCGCGTAAATATTGCAGCATAGAACTCAAAGTTAAAAAGGTGGCTATATACAATAACCCAAAACTTAAATAGTTCATCCACGTATCGTATTGCCAAATCAAACCGATAATGGCTAACATTTGCGCAGCTGTCTTTATTTTACCCATATTTGACACAGCTACGTTACCGCGTTTACCTTGCTCTGCCATCCATTCACGAAGTGCAGAAATAATTATTTCACGACTTATTATAATGAGGGCCGGTATTGTCATATACATTGATTGATATTGTTCAGATAATGCGACAAGTGCTGCACATACCATGACTTTATCAGCAACAGGATCTAAAAAAGCACCAAAAGGGGTTGATTGCTCAAGCTTTCTTGCTAAATAACCGTCGAGTATGTCGGTAATAGATGCAAGCCAAAAAATAAAGGCTGCAGCAAAAAAAGCCCAGCTATAAGGCAAATAAAATATCACCAAAAAAATGGGGATAAGAAAAAGTCTAAAGGTTGTGAGTGTGTTTGGAATATTCCACATAACTACTTGGATATGTCTTTTTTGCTATATTGCATGTAAGGCTAACCCTTATCGTGCAAATGGTTAAATATCTTCTCAGCCATGTCAGGGCTGATCCCAGGAACTTTCTTTAACTGTTCTATATTAGCAGCTTTTACCCCTTGCATGCCCCCTAAATATTTCAATAATGTTTGGCGGCGCTTAGAACCTACTCCATTTATTTCTTCTAATAGTGATTGTGTTCGTTGTTTCTGTCGTTTATTACGGTGCCCTGCAATGGCAAAGCGGTGAGACTCATCTCGTATATGCTGGATTAAATGCAGCGCAGGTGCATCCGAATCCATTGGAATAGTCTTACGGCCACCATCTATTAATAGTGTTTCAAGACCAGGCTTTCGACTAGTCCCCTTTGCTACACCGACTAATAAAGGCATTTTTGTATGCGACCAATTAGAAAAGTACTGCTCAGCACGCCCGAGTTGCCCCTTACCACCATCTATAAAAATAACGTCA
The window above is part of the Pseudoalteromonas aliena SW19 genome. Proteins encoded here:
- the pgsA gene encoding CDP-diacylglycerol--glycerol-3-phosphate 3-phosphatidyltransferase, translating into MWNIPNTLTTFRLFLIPIFLVIFYLPYSWAFFAAAFIFWLASITDILDGYLARKLEQSTPFGAFLDPVADKVMVCAALVALSEQYQSMYMTIPALIIISREIIISALREWMAEQGKRGNVAVSNMGKIKTAAQMLAIIGLIWQYDTWMNYLSFGLLYIATFLTLSSMLQYLRAAWDELTKN